The Marasmius oreades isolate 03SP1 chromosome 11, whole genome shotgun sequence genome includes a region encoding these proteins:
- a CDS encoding uncharacterized protein (MEROPS:MER0000432) gives MHHHHFMASEFKISVPEESVSLLKRKLESTRLPDELDEAGWDYGVPLSDVRRLVARWKDGYDWRKYEKELNDELPQFTRDIEVEGHGVLNVHYVHKESWAKGAIPLLFVHGWPGSFIEVRKILPILTAVEEDQPSFHVVALSLPGYGFSEGARKKGFDLKQYAEVGHKLMLALGYDEYVAQGGDWGAAITQVMAGAYGGSHVKAFHTNLPLALPPPDVDPSRYTPEEVAGLERAQWFQTKGRGYLIEQVTQPQTLGYSLSDSPVGLLAWIYEKLVTWTDAYHWQDDEVLTWISIYWFSRAGPAASSRIYYEATDCSTLLVALPKTTVPYGISFFPKELASAPLSWLSDRNVIFHARHEKGGHFAAHEVPELLAGDLRKMFGKGGPAYGVVKRKDGYA, from the exons ATGCACCATCATCACTTCATGGCTTCAGAATTCAAGATCTCCGTTCCAGAAGAATCCGTATCCCTCCTCAAACGGAAACTCGAATCAACTCGTCTACCTGATGAGCTGGACGAAGCAGGGTGGGATTATGGTGTACCGTTGTCGGATGTCCGACGATTGGTCGCTAGATGGAAGGATGGGTACGATTGGAGGAAGTATGAGAAGGAACTGAACGATGAGCTACCGCAGTTCACGAGGGATATCGAGGTAGAGGGACATGGGGTTTTGAATGTACATTACGTCCACAAGGAGAGTTGGGCGAAGGGTGCTATTCCGTTGTTGTTCGTTCATGGGT GGCCAGGAAGTTTTATCGAAGTCAGGAAGATTTTGCCTATCCTCACTGCGGTAGAAGAAGACCAGCCAAGTTTCCATGTCGTCGCACTGAGCTTGCCTGGTTACGGATTCTCTGAGGGCGCGAGGAAGAAAGGGTTCGATTTGAAGCAGTACGCCGAGGTTGGACATAAGCTCATGCTAGCTTTGGGATATGATGAATATG TTGCTCAAGGAGGAGATTGGGGAGCTGCC ATCACTCAGGTTATGGCAGGAGCTTACGGAGGCTCGCATGTCAAAGCATTCCACACCAACTTGCCTCTCGCTCTTCCTCCCCCCGACGTCGACCCTTCCAGATATACTCCTGAAGAAGTTGCTGGGCTGGAAAGAGCACAGTGGTTCCAAACGAAAGGAAGAGGTTATCTCATCGAACAGGTCACGCAACCGCAGACGCTGGGATACAGCTTGAGCGACTCGCCGGTGGGATTGTTAGCTTGGATTTACGAGAAACTGGTCACCTGGACGGATGCGTATCATTGGCAGGATGATGAGG TGTTAACATGGATCTCCATCTACTGGTTCTCTCGTGCCGGGCCAGCAGCTTCCTCTCGTATATATTACGAAGCCACGGATTGTAGCACTTTGTTAGTCGCGCTCCCAAAAACGACCGTTCCTTACGGGATCTCCTTCTTCCCGAAGGAGCTCGCCTCTGCTCCGCTCTC CTGGTTATCTGATAGAAACGTCATTTTTCATGCACGCCACGAAAAGGGTGGTCATTTTGCTGCTCATGAGGTTCCAGAGTTACTCGCAGGTGACTTGAGGAAGATGTTTGGGAAAGGCGGACCGGCCTATGGGGTTGttaagagaaaggatgggtATGCGTAA
- a CDS encoding uncharacterized protein (MEROPS:MER0000432), whose amino-acid sequence MASTFKISVPEDSISSLKQKLELTRLPDELDEAGWDYGVPLSDIRRLVARWKDGYDWRKYEKELNDELPQFTRDIEVEGHGALNVHYVHKESRAKGAIPLLFVHGWPGSFIEVRKVLPLLTAVDDGQPSFHVVALGLPGYGFSEGAKKKGFGLAKYAEVGHKLMLALGYNEYVTQGGDWGAIITHVMAANYGGSHIQAFHSNMPIARPPADVDPSNYSPVELARLERAKWFQTKGRGYFIEQSTQPQTLGYSLSDSPVGLLAWIYEKLVNWSDGYKWQDDEILTWISIYWFSRAGPAASVRIYYESEQAGAFSQGLPKTTIPYGVSYFPKEMAPGPLSWLTDRNVVFHAYHDKGGHFAAHEVPELLVGDMRKMFGKGGPAYGVVKGKDGCA is encoded by the exons ATggcttcaacgttcaagaTCTCCGTTCCAGAAGATTCTATCTCTTCCCTCAAACAAAAACTCGAGTTAACTCGATTACCTGACGAACTCGACGAAGCAGGATGGGATTATGGTGTACCGTTGTCGGATATCCGACGATTGGTCGCTAGATGGAAGGATGGTTACGATTGGAGGAAGTATGAGAAGGAACTGAACGATGAGCTGCCGCAGTTCACGAGGGATATTGAGGTGGAGGGACATGGTGCTTTGAATGTGCATTATGTCCACAAGGAGAGTCGGGCGAAGGGTGCTATTCCGTTGTTGTTCGTTCATGGAT GGCCAGGAAGCTTCATCGAGGTCAGGAAGGTTCTACCTCTCCTCACAGCCGTAGACGATGGACAACCAAGTTTCCATGTTGTTGCGTTGGGCTTGCCTGGTTACGGATTTTCAGAGGgcgcgaagaagaaagggttCGGTTTGGCGAAATATGCCGAGGTCGGACATAAACTCATGTTGGCTTTGGGTTACAACGAGTACG TTACTCAGGGAGGGGATTGGGGAGCTATC ATCACCCATGTTATGGCAGCGAATTACGGAGGCTCGCACATCCAAGCATTCCACTCCAACATGCCTATCGCTCGACCTCCCGCTGACGTCGACCCATCGAACTATTCGCCCGTAGAACTTGCTAGACTGGAAAGAGCAAAGTGGTTCCAAACAAAAGGAAGAGGATATTTCATCGAACAGTCGACGCAACCCCAGACTCTCGGGTACAGTTTGAGCGATTCGCCGGTGGGACTCTTAGCGTGGATATACGAAAAGCTGGTTAACTGGTCAGATGGGTACAAATGGCAGGATGATGAGA TCCTCACTTGGATCTCCATATACTGGTTTTCCCGCGCAGGACCTGCAGCTTCCGTTCGTATCTATTACGAATCTGAGCAAGCAGGAGCTTTCTCACAGGGGCTGCCAAAAACGACCATTCCTTATGGTGTATCCTACTTCCCGAAGGAGATGGCTCCCGGTCCGCTTTC TTGGCTCACGGACCGAAACGTCGTCTTCCACGCATACCATGACAAGGGCGGTCACTTTGCTGCACATGAAGTTCCAGAATTGCTTGTTGGTGATATGAGAAAGATGTTTGGGAAAGGTGGGCCAGCTTATGGGGttgtgaaaggaaaggatgggTGCGCTTAG